The genomic window CGAAGTTTGAAGACCATGGTATGTTGCGCGCTTTCCATACGCCGAAAGGCTTGTACCATGCCACTGCCCGTTTCAGGACGGTCAAACTGCCACGCCATTCACACATCGTTTTCAAGGCTGTAAGGTGTCAGCGGACAAAAATCCCCGAGGTAATTCGTAGCGGCTTGCTCCCGTTCGTGGACCAGACGACGGGCCAGCGGATAATCCAGGTCCTTCCGACGCAAGTCCCAGCCAGCAACAATCGCCGGACACATCTTGCTTCGAAAGGCATACGGCTCAATGGCTCGGATACAGAGGCCATGCCACGGAATCCATGAAGTCAATCTGTAATTGTGGCATTGGTCGCCAATCGGCTCAAAATCCATTCCAAGAATCAACGGAGCCGCCCATCGAAGCGTCTCTAGGTCGATCCTGAAATAATCCAACCGCAGTTGCGGGTTGCGACGCATAAGATCGCGTTTCCGAACCTTCTGAAGCTCAAGCGAATGTTGGGATCCGGCTTTCCTATTCCAGACTTCAACAGCGTGCAGCCCGACCCGACGTGTCTGCCTTGATGGTTCCATGCTATTCGCTTCCGAATGGCTCTATAGTCAATTGGCCTTTGGTTCACCTTAGGGCCTGCTAATCGCGCTTTAACAAAAGAATTTCCGACATGCCAGCTTTGGCAAAGGAAGTTTTGACACCCTCGGACATCAACTGCGCGCCGCCTGCTTTTTCTGACCTGCCGGTATTCAGGCTCGTCAGGGTATAGTGTGCATCTGCCTTCAGCCCCCGAAGCATGATGGTCCTCTCCAGTGCGGGCCGCGCGCTGCCGGCGGAGGACTTGGCCGCCGCCATCTTCTCCACCGCCATGATTGCCGTTTCAGTGTTGAGGTAAAAGCGGACCTCGGACAGACCGCAATCGCCAGCACCCCAAGTGCCGCTGGTCGCCATATCGCCGGTCAACGGATGAACGGTGATCACCACGTACTTTGCAGAGGCGCCTGCAAAATCCGGCCCGGCAAATCCCGCATACTTGGGTGCACCGGTCGCCTTCTTGAACTGGAAGTCGTCCAGTTTCTTCCATTTTCCGGGGTCGGCACCGCCCGTCTCGGAATACTCAATGGTAACGTGATTGAGGCCAGTAGCATTACCGGCGCCTTCATTATTCCAGTTCCACACCCACGTCTTTCCCAAGGGATACGGCTTGTCAAAGGCATAGGCGATCCAGTTCGCCCCTTTAGCTGTGCCCGGATGCGGGGCCGCACCTCCCCCAGCTGAACCCAGCCACATATCTTTCAAACCTGTCCCATGTCTCAGGCCAGTCCCGAAGTCGAGTCCTGCTCCGTTGCAGGTTCCTTGCGCGACGAAACCCCACTGCGAATCGCCAGATGTGCCAGTAATGTTCTTACTGTGCACCACATCAGCAAGAGAGCTGTCGTCGAATGGTGTTGGATTGGGGGCATCATAGGCATTTCCATTCTGGAATACCATCACGACAGATTCCGAACCATCCCGTTTGCAGAACTGGATCGCATCACCCAGATTAGCGTCATCTGAAGCCGGCGGGAAGTGATATACATCCTCGAACAGCAGATGACGGTATTTCTTGTAGTCGGCGATGTTTCTTCTGACCGCTTTGATTGTTTCGGGGGGGTAAAGCGACAAGCGTTCGACCCCCTGAGGACTATTAATCAGGCAACCGAACCCGAAAGCACCAATCATGCGACTACGGATGGTAGTGTTGAGGATATCAGGGTCCTTCTCTTTGTCAGTTTCGGGACCCTTGTACACCCAGGTTTCCAGATAGGGACTGGGATAAACATAGGTGCCGTTGATGATTCTCCGGCGGACAGGCATTGCATCTCCGCTCGAGTCGTCGAGCCAGTTCGCCCGCATGTAGCGTGCTAAACCATAGTCTAAACGACTGCCATAACCGCACTGTTCGATGACGACGTCGGGGAATTTCTGATGGAGATATTGATAAACTTCGTACTCCCCTTGAATGGCGGCTAATGCTCCATCGCCTTCCTGGTGGCCATGATCTTTGCGGTTACAAACAATCCCAGGAAGCCCGGAACCGTCCATCTTGACCCAGTTAAGATCATACCTTTTAACCGCCGATTCAATGGAATCCTTCAAGAACTGCACAACTTTCGGGTCGCCTAGGCAGATTTGTGAGATGGTGCCTGTTACCAGGTTCTTGCCGTCGCGTTTCGCAACCCAACTGTCAGGTATTCGTCCGCCTATTAATGTGGAATCGACCATCTGCGGGGCGAACCAGAGTCCAAACTTCATCCCTGCCTGATGCACCTTCTCCGAGATATTGCCCAGCCCGTGCGGATACTTCCTGAAATCCTCGCGATGCCAGTTTCCCAGACCAGGGAACCAGTCGCCAGAGCCGTTGGTGCACGAACCTTCATACCAACTTGCGTCCACGTAGAAGAGTTCGATCCCCAGACCCGCTGTCAATGGAATCTCGTCGAGAATCGCTTTCTCGTTGCTCCCATCACCGGCCGTGCCCCAGATGTTATAAGTGACCCACGGGTAATTCGGCAACTTCGCCGGTATCACGTTCTGGCGAAGGTGGTCGTGCATATCCCGCAGCGAATCATCTATATCCCCGTGTGACAAACCAAGAAAAACGCGTGGGGACAGCATTTCCTTGCCCGGCATCAGGTCGCGATCAAACCTTTCCAGCGTACATTCAAGTAATACTTGCGCCCCCTGCCGCCGGAGAGTCACCCGCCAGTAACTCTCCCATTTCACGCCCAGAAATAGGATTTCTTTTGTATCCACGTTTTCTATAGCCACCCAACCTGAGGATTCCGGCGCATTCCACGATCCGCCACTCACTGTAAAAGAATCCTTCAGAATCACTTCATGTCGCTTGTAAGTGTCTCGCCTCACCCAATGAACCTTGAGTTTGCCGGCATCACCACGCAGGCACAGGCGCAGCGGTCCGAATTCATGGACTTTGTTGATCGGTTGGTTGCCGTCGTTTCGCAGACGTGCTTGAAACTCCAGAACACTTGTCTCGGGAAAGCTCCCCACCGTCCAGTTGAGTTTTGGGCCTTCGGAAATCGCCCATTCCGCCTTCCATTCCTCTCGGCCTTGCGCCGTCAGTCCGCGGGACTTATTCACTATCCGCAAATGGTCGGGCCAAGCAGTATCATTTCCA from Verrucomicrobiota bacterium includes these protein-coding regions:
- a CDS encoding alpha-galactosidase gives rise to the protein MKSQKTTKKLMPSKLNAMKIIQPSSSLPFIPFALSLILILCNAGCQSSGEHDSARNQTTVKSGRVAARFEVREGELVGQKLVNLTTGFNWLAPDSPVGPWCLSGNDTAWPDHLRIVNKSRGLTAQGREEWKAEWAISEGPKLNWTVGSFPETSVLEFQARLRNDGNQPINKVHEFGPLRLCLRGDAGKLKVHWVRRDTYKRHEVILKDSFTVSGGSWNAPESSGWVAIENVDTKEILFLGVKWESYWRVTLRRQGAQVLLECTLERFDRDLMPGKEMLSPRVFLGLSHGDIDDSLRDMHDHLRQNVIPAKLPNYPWVTYNIWGTAGDGSNEKAILDEIPLTAGLGIELFYVDASWYEGSCTNGSGDWFPGLGNWHREDFRKYPHGLGNISEKVHQAGMKFGLWFAPQMVDSTLIGGRIPDSWVAKRDGKNLVTGTISQICLGDPKVVQFLKDSIESAVKRYDLNWVKMDGSGLPGIVCNRKDHGHQEGDGALAAIQGEYEVYQYLHQKFPDVVIEQCGYGSRLDYGLARYMRANWLDDSSGDAMPVRRRIINGTYVYPSPYLETWVYKGPETDKEKDPDILNTTIRSRMIGAFGFGCLINSPQGVERLSLYPPETIKAVRRNIADYKKYRHLLFEDVYHFPPASDDANLGDAIQFCKRDGSESVVMVFQNGNAYDAPNPTPFDDSSLADVVHSKNITGTSGDSQWGFVAQGTCNGAGLDFGTGLRHGTGLKDMWLGSAGGGAAPHPGTAKGANWIAYAFDKPYPLGKTWVWNWNNEGAGNATGLNHVTIEYSETGGADPGKWKKLDDFQFKKATGAPKYAGFAGPDFAGASAKYVVITVHPLTGDMATSGTWGAGDCGLSEVRFYLNTETAIMAVEKMAAAKSSAGSARPALERTIMLRGLKADAHYTLTSLNTGRSEKAGGAQLMSEGVKTSFAKAGMSEILLLKRD